DNA from Gloeocapsa sp. PCC 73106:
CGTGTACGATTGTATGGTGGCGCAGGTATCGTCGCCGGTTCAATTCCTGCTCGGGAATATGCAGAAGTGCAACTAAAACTACAATCTTTGCAGCGAGCCTTAGTTTAATTTTTATGCTCGATCACCGCAATCTTAACACCCTCTGGGCATCAATCATCGTCGAAACTCTCTTTAGATTGGGACTAAAGATCGCTCTAATTAGTCCTGGATCGAGATCTACACCCCTAACTATGGCATTTGCTCAGCATCAAAAGATAGAAACCATAGTAATACTAGATGAACGCTCCGCGGCTTTTTTTGCCCTGGGAAAAAGTAAACAGCTAGGTTTACCAGTAGCTTTAGTCTGCACCTCCGGTACCGCTGGAGCTAATTTTTATCCAGCCATAATAGAAGCACGATATAGTCAGGTCCCACTACTAGTATTTACCGCCGATCGCCCCAGAGAACTACAAGATTGTCGCGCTGGACAAACCATCGACCAAGTCAGATTATACGGCAATTATCCCAACTGGCAAACGGAATTAGCGATACCAGAAGCAGATCTATTTTTAAGCAATTACCTCAGAGAGACGCTTATTCAAGCTTGGGAAAGATCCCTATTCCCGACACCGGGGGTAGTCCATCTCAATTGTCCTTTTCGCGAACCTTTAGCCCCTATCAAAGTTACTCATTCTCTAGAAATACCCCCAGATTTTTTTAGCGACATCCAAGAGAGTTACCCTCTAGTTTCAAGTTGCGCCAATTTCGCTCCACCCACCCCTTGGCTTAATTGTGAACGGGGAATAATTATCGCAGGTTTAGCCCAACCTCAACAACCAGAATTATATTGTCAGGCGATCGCGCGTTTGTCACTGTTTCTGGGTTGGCCAGTTTTAGCCGAAGCTTTATCCCCTTTGAGAAATTACGCCCAGATTAACCCCTATTTAATCTCAACCTACGATTTTTGTCTACGCTACACCGAATTAGCTTCAAAACTACGTCCAGAGTTAGTAATTCAGTTGGGAGAACTACCCACGAGCAAAGAATTACGACAATGGTTAGCTAAAAACGCACCCAAGCGCTGGATTATTACCCCTACTCAGGAAAACTTAGACCCTCTTCGCAGTAAAACCATCTATATCAGGGCTAAAATTGAACAGCTATCTTTTCCCCTTTCTGAGAAACCAATCTCTGCTTATTTACAACTCTGGTTGCAAACGGAAATAAAAGCTAGAAAAATTCTCGATCAAGCTTTAGCTTCAGAACAGAATTTATACGAAGGTAAAGTCTCCTGGTTACTCTCTCAGCATTTACCCTTCCAAACCCCTGTATTTATAGCTAATAGTATGTCTGTACGCTACGCCGAATTTTTCTGGGTACCTGGGAATAGTCACATTGTTCCCTATTTTAACCGTGGCGCCAATGGTATAGATGGTACACTCAGTACCGCCCTAGGTATAGCTCATCGTCAACAAAGTAGCGTTTTACTCACGGGAGATTTAGCTCTTTTACACGATACCAATGGGTTTTTAAGCCGAGATAAATTTAAAGGTCATCTCACGATTGTACTAATTAATAATCAAGGTGGTGGGATTTTCTCTTATCTACCCGTGGCTGAGTATACTTCCTATTTTGAGGAGTTCTTTGCTACCCCTCAGCATATAGATTTTGCTTCCTTGTGTCAGACTTATAAAGTGGAATATCACTTGATTACTAGTTGGGAATCCTTGGGAGAACTGTTAAATCCTCTACCTGAGAGGGGGATTCGTCTTTTAGAGTTACCATGCGATCGCACTCTTGATAGTCAATGGTTGGACCAGATCAGTATTATAGAATAGAAGAAGAATCAATAGGTAACTTAGATAACAGATATGACTGTACAGGAAAAAGGTAACATCACGATCCACACCGAAAACATCTTTCCTATTATCAAAAAGTCTCTCTACACCGATCATGAAATATTTCTGCGCGAGTTGATCTCCAATAGCGTAGACGCGATCGCTAAGTTAAAGATGGCGGCTTTTTCTGGAGAAGTCAGTCGGGAATTGAGCGATCCAGAAATCAAGATCGAGATCGACAAAGAAAACAAAACTCTTTCTGTCACCGATAATGGTATTGGTATGACAGTAGCTGAAATCAAAAAGTATATCAACCAAGTAGCTTTTTCTAGCGCTGAAGAATTTATCACCAAGTACCAAAAAGACGCTAATGATTTGATTGGTCACTTTGGACTGGGATTTTATTCTAGCTTCATGGTCGCTAAAAAAGTAGAAATTGACACACTATCCTACTTAGAT
Protein-coding regions in this window:
- the menD gene encoding 2-succinyl-5-enolpyruvyl-6-hydroxy-3-cyclohexene-1-carboxylic-acid synthase — protein: MLDHRNLNTLWASIIVETLFRLGLKIALISPGSRSTPLTMAFAQHQKIETIVILDERSAAFFALGKSKQLGLPVALVCTSGTAGANFYPAIIEARYSQVPLLVFTADRPRELQDCRAGQTIDQVRLYGNYPNWQTELAIPEADLFLSNYLRETLIQAWERSLFPTPGVVHLNCPFREPLAPIKVTHSLEIPPDFFSDIQESYPLVSSCANFAPPTPWLNCERGIIIAGLAQPQQPELYCQAIARLSLFLGWPVLAEALSPLRNYAQINPYLISTYDFCLRYTELASKLRPELVIQLGELPTSKELRQWLAKNAPKRWIITPTQENLDPLRSKTIYIRAKIEQLSFPLSEKPISAYLQLWLQTEIKARKILDQALASEQNLYEGKVSWLLSQHLPFQTPVFIANSMSVRYAEFFWVPGNSHIVPYFNRGANGIDGTLSTALGIAHRQQSSVLLTGDLALLHDTNGFLSRDKFKGHLTIVLINNQGGGIFSYLPVAEYTSYFEEFFATPQHIDFASLCQTYKVEYHLITSWESLGELLNPLPERGIRLLELPCDRTLDSQWLDQISIIE